Genomic DNA from Paenibacillus donghaensis:
TATAATCCTTGCAGTTCTTTTTTAGTTTCCCGCCGATTTAAACGTTCTTCTACAGGATTGGAATCCTGAGCCCTGGATAGTAAATAATTGCTTACTTCTTTCATCAGTCCTGCTTTACGCCTTTTAAGAACACTGTTACACTCATTCGAAGCAATTCGCAGAATCCACGATTTCAGGTTCCTTACTTTTGATCGATCAGCCAAGATAACTTTGACAAATACCTCTTGGCAAGTATCCTCTGCATCCGCCTGATTTTTCATCAAATAGTAACAAAAATAATATACTTGTTCTTTATAGCGTTCGAATATTTCACGGTCAGTCATGCTGCTGCACCCCCTTTTTGCTGTTCTCATCTATAAGACTAATACTGGCATATAATCGTTCATTTTTACGGGAAACAAGTGGAAACGTCGTCGTCCTTTTAAAAGGACGACGACGTTTCAGCGAGAAATAGAAGGATAATTGATGGCGTGAAACCTATAAATTCTTATATTTCGAAATAAAACAGCGGCAGTCCAGGACTTTACTTTCTCGTCCATGGCTGTCGCTGTTTTATTGGGGTTACTCTAATATTTGCCTTGAACACCAACCCGGGAGTCCATCAAAGATGGCTCCGGCTTGGGGCTTGACTGCTTGCGTGTTGGATTATACTGTTACAGGCACTTTGCGCTCTATTGTCTTCGGCAGTGCGGCAAGTCCGGCTGTATTCAGGAAGTTCCATGGCTTGTTGTAATGCGGCTGGAAGAAGAAGTCGATGAAGGCCAGTTGGTCGACCGTCATTTTATTCTGGATGCAGACCGAAACCGTATTGACCGATTGCGTCAGATCCATCTTGGACATAATCTGCGCACCCAGCACGCGGCGGGTAGCACGGTCATAAACCACCTTAAGCTGAACCTGTTCAAAGGTTGGCATAAACTCCGGACGGTAGTTATCCTGAATCATAACGGATTCCACATCCATCCCTTCAGCCTTGGCTGCATCCTCCGTAAGACCAGTGCCAGCGATATTGTCTTCATAAATCTTAATACCGGAAGTTCCCTGCGTACCCATATATGGAATGGTCTCAGCCACCAGATTGCGGGCGACCAGCGTACCCATCCGTACGGCGTTGGTTGCCAGCGGGATGTAGGCATGTTTGCCGGTCGGATTATAATGAATCGCACAGCTGTCACCGGCCGCGAACACATCGGGAATGCTGGTCTGCATGTAATCATTGACCATAATCGCGCCGTTAGGCAGCATATCTACTTGGCCTTTCAGCAGCTCGGTGTTCGGGCGGAAGCCGATGCACAGAATCACCAGATCCGTCTCATGCTCGCCTTTGCTGGTAATGACCTTGGTTACTTTTCCATTCTCACCAGCAAAAGAGCTGACCTTCTCACCCAATGCAAGCTTGATTCCGTGATCCTCCAGCGATTGCTGGATAGGGGCCGTAAATTCCTCATCGAGATATTTGCTCAGGATACGTTCTTCGCCGTCGATCAGCGTCACCTGCTTGCCATTCATCTGAAAAGCTTCAACTAACTCAACGCCGATATATCCGGCTCCGACCACAGTGATTCTCTTCACCTGCTGAGCGCGCTCAATAATGGTGTTGGAGTGATTGTAGTTTTTGGAGAGCAGGATGCCGTCCAGCTCTATACCGTCCAGCTTCGGAATAATCGGCCATGAGCCGGTAGTCATAATCAGCTTGTCATACGTATCGTCAAATTCCTGTCCATTCTCCAGATTGCGGGCACGCACCGTCTTCAACTTCGTATCCACTGCAATAATTTCATGGCGCATATTGGTCTTCACGCCCAGAGCGGCCAGTTGCTCCGGCGAGGAGTAGAACAATCCTTGCGGGTCTTTGACTACTCCGCCTACGTACAAGGCAATCCCACAGGACAGAAAGGAAATATTATCATTGCGCTCATACACTGTGATCTCTGCATCCGGGTACAGCTGAG
This window encodes:
- a CDS encoding FAD-dependent oxidoreductase gives rise to the protein MKVVVIGCTHAGTAAIVNTAQLYPDAEITVYERNDNISFLSCGIALYVGGVVKDPQGLFYSSPEQLAALGVKTNMRHEIIAVDTKLKTVRARNLENGQEFDDTYDKLIMTTGSWPIIPKLDGIELDGILLSKNYNHSNTIIERAQQVKRITVVGAGYIGVELVEAFQMNGKQVTLIDGEERILSKYLDEEFTAPIQQSLEDHGIKLALGEKVSSFAGENGKVTKVITSKGEHETDLVILCIGFRPNTELLKGQVDMLPNGAIMVNDYMQTSIPDVFAAGDSCAIHYNPTGKHAYIPLATNAVRMGTLVARNLVAETIPYMGTQGTSGIKIYEDNIAGTGLTEDAAKAEGMDVESVMIQDNYRPEFMPTFEQVQLKVVYDRATRRVLGAQIMSKMDLTQSVNTVSVCIQNKMTVDQLAFIDFFFQPHYNKPWNFLNTAGLAALPKTIERKVPVTV
- a CDS encoding RNA polymerase sigma factor encodes the protein MTDREIFERYKEQVYYFCYYLMKNQADAEDTCQEVFVKVILADRSKVRNLKSWILRIASNECNSVLKRRKAGLMKEVSNYLLSRAQDSNPVEERLNRRETKKELQGLYSKLPDKIRMVVVLRFINDLTVPEISKVMNIPEGTANFRSAGGYSFGYPNSNRRTRFA